The Vibrio tubiashii ATCC 19109 genome has a segment encoding these proteins:
- the tatA gene encoding Sec-independent protein translocase subunit TatA, translated as MGGISIWQLLIIAVIVVLLFGTKKLRGIGGDLGGAVKGFKKAMSEDESDKDKKDADFEPKNLEQQKTDATAETKKDKEQA; from the coding sequence ATGGGTGGTATTAGTATTTGGCAACTTCTGATTATTGCTGTCATCGTCGTTCTACTGTTTGGTACTAAGAAGCTACGTGGTATCGGTGGCGATCTAGGTGGAGCAGTAAAAGGCTTCAAGAAAGCAATGAGCGAAGATGAGTCGGACAAAGATAAGAAAGACGCAGACTTCGAACCTAAGAATTTAGAGCAGCAGAAAACAGACGCAACTGCTGAAACTAAGAAAGACAAAGAGCAGGCGTAG
- the yihI gene encoding Der GTPase-activating protein YihI — MSRSKKARSGGNGDVVVVRNRTQSDVEGRLRKKDKKRKGLKTGGRNSEAKDQKQQTAAQKRDPRLGSKKKIPLVVEAAKKPTKAERRIYAEKELEMLESDAQLNVLLDRLDNGDSLGAGLQKYVDEKLARIEVLMKQLGIYEEEPEEELEEEIVEQPVAQKKTSKKAGSDDELLSQFEDLDLNQFKG; from the coding sequence ATGAGCCGTAGTAAGAAAGCAAGATCGGGTGGCAATGGCGACGTAGTTGTTGTTCGCAACCGAACTCAATCAGACGTTGAAGGACGTCTACGTAAGAAAGACAAAAAGCGCAAAGGTCTAAAGACTGGCGGTCGTAACTCTGAAGCAAAAGATCAGAAGCAGCAGACTGCCGCGCAAAAGCGCGATCCGCGTTTAGGCAGCAAGAAGAAAATTCCTCTTGTGGTTGAAGCTGCCAAGAAGCCAACTAAGGCTGAGCGTCGTATTTATGCAGAGAAAGAGCTAGAAATGCTAGAGAGCGATGCACAACTGAATGTGTTGCTCGATCGTCTAGACAATGGTGATAGCCTAGGTGCTGGTCTACAGAAATACGTTGACGAAAAATTAGCTCGTATCGAAGTGCTGATGAAGCAGCTAGGTATCTACGAAGAAGAGCCTGAAGAAGAACTTGAGGAAGAGATCGTAGAACAACCTGTTGCGCAGAAGAAGACCAGCAAGAAAGCAGGCTCAGATGATGAGTTACTTTCTCAGTTCGAAGACTTAGACTTGAACCAATTTAAAGGATAA
- a CDS encoding GNAT family N-acetyltransferase — protein sequence MSIIYRLGTLEECVQVVEQIAEFAHKESVESLSARLEGKKRSLIQVAQQGDDILGFKIGYQIDEMTFYSWFGGVSSLARNKGVAQKLLDIQEQWVTEQGYKQLKVKSRNQFPAMLRLLIKNGYLIENYELKEPLLESRIHFVKQLGECHKN from the coding sequence ATGAGTATTATTTATCGTTTAGGAACGCTAGAAGAGTGTGTTCAAGTCGTTGAGCAGATCGCGGAGTTTGCCCATAAAGAAAGTGTCGAGAGTTTGTCTGCACGTTTAGAAGGGAAGAAGCGCTCTTTGATCCAGGTAGCGCAACAAGGTGACGATATCTTAGGGTTCAAGATTGGCTACCAGATCGACGAAATGACTTTCTATAGCTGGTTTGGTGGCGTGTCTTCTTTAGCGAGAAACAAAGGGGTGGCGCAAAAATTATTAGATATTCAGGAGCAATGGGTAACAGAACAGGGCTATAAACAGCTTAAAGTGAAATCACGTAATCAATTTCCTGCCATGCTCAGACTGCTGATTAAAAATGGCTATCTTATTGAAAATTATGAACTAAAAGAGCCGTTATTAGAGAGCCGAATTCACTTTGTAAAGCAGTTAGGCGAGTGTCATAAAAATTAA
- the tatB gene encoding Sec-independent protein translocase protein TatB yields the protein MFDIGFWELVLISVVGLVVLGPERLPHAIRSVSKFVGAAKNMANSVKDELSHELKVQELQENLRKAEKMGMEDLSPELKSSVEQLKQAAQDVQRPYASKSESATNSAEAANEVEPAQNANDSVGVVESLNTQSAPQADKKAE from the coding sequence GTGTTTGATATCGGTTTTTGGGAACTGGTATTAATATCTGTCGTTGGGCTGGTGGTTCTTGGTCCGGAGCGTTTGCCTCATGCCATTCGTAGTGTTTCCAAGTTTGTTGGTGCGGCGAAAAACATGGCAAACAGTGTGAAAGATGAACTTTCACATGAGCTTAAGGTTCAAGAGCTACAAGAAAACTTGCGCAAAGCCGAGAAGATGGGCATGGAAGATTTATCTCCAGAGCTCAAATCTTCGGTGGAGCAATTAAAGCAAGCTGCGCAAGATGTTCAACGCCCATACGCGAGCAAAAGCGAATCAGCGACGAACAGTGCTGAAGCGGCCAACGAAGTTGAGCCTGCTCAGAACGCCAATGACTCAGTAGGGGTGGTTGAGAGTCTAAACACTCAATCAGCGCCGCAGGCAGATAAAAAAGCCGAATAG
- the yihA gene encoding ribosome biogenesis GTP-binding protein YihA/YsxC translates to MSVKIHYQNTHFITSAPDIRALPEDEGIEVAFAGRSNAGKSSSLNRLTNQRSLAKTSKTPGRTQLINLFKVTDGCHIVDLPGYGFAQVPLEMKKKWQKSLGEYLQKRQCLKGLVVLMDIRHPMKDLDQQLIFWAVDSGIPVQVLLTKADKLKSGARKAQVLKIKKDAVGFGGDVSVAAFSSLKGIGVDTLRSKLDEWFAPALAESVAEEIIEEENLDSESE, encoded by the coding sequence GTGAGCGTAAAAATTCATTATCAAAACACCCATTTCATCACAAGTGCGCCGGATATCCGCGCCTTGCCAGAAGATGAAGGTATCGAAGTTGCGTTTGCAGGACGCTCCAATGCGGGTAAGTCGAGTTCTCTAAACCGCCTGACGAACCAACGTAGTTTAGCGAAAACCAGTAAAACGCCAGGCCGTACACAACTTATTAACCTTTTTAAGGTTACCGATGGCTGTCATATTGTCGATCTTCCGGGGTACGGCTTTGCTCAAGTACCACTAGAAATGAAGAAGAAGTGGCAAAAATCGTTGGGTGAGTACCTACAAAAACGCCAATGTCTAAAAGGCTTAGTGGTTCTGATGGATATTCGTCACCCAATGAAAGACCTCGACCAGCAGCTAATTTTTTGGGCAGTAGACAGTGGTATTCCTGTTCAAGTGCTGCTAACTAAAGCAGACAAACTAAAGAGCGGTGCGCGCAAAGCACAAGTTCTGAAGATCAAAAAAGACGCGGTGGGCTTTGGTGGCGATGTCAGCGTCGCCGCTTTTTCATCGCTAAAAGGCATCGGTGTCGATACACTGCGTAGCAAGCTCGATGAGTGGTTCGCTCCAGCGCTGGCGGAATCAGTTGCTGAAGAGATCATCGAAGAAGAGAATCTTGATAGCGAGTCAGAGTAA
- a CDS encoding TatD family hydrolase, whose product MIDTHAHIYATEFDSDRDQVVQRALAQGIDKILLPNIDLESIEPMLRTEAEYPDVCRSMMGLHPCYVDANVKQSLDIIHSWFDKHNFIAVGEIGIDLYWDKTFKAEQEMAFITQLNWAKEMKLPVVIHTRDSIEETLTLLRQEQDGSLSGVFHCFGGSVEEAQAINDLGFHLGLGGVSTFKNGGMDKVIPHLDMDYVILETDCPYLAPVPHRGKRNEPAYTSLVAQRVADLREISIEQVDDLTTDNAKTLFSL is encoded by the coding sequence ATGATTGATACCCACGCACATATTTATGCCACTGAATTTGATTCTGATCGCGACCAAGTCGTCCAGCGTGCGTTGGCACAAGGCATTGATAAGATATTACTGCCAAACATTGATTTAGAATCGATTGAGCCGATGTTGCGCACCGAGGCTGAGTATCCAGACGTTTGCCGCTCGATGATGGGACTACACCCATGTTACGTCGACGCCAATGTTAAACAGAGCCTAGACATCATTCATTCTTGGTTTGATAAGCACAACTTCATCGCCGTAGGTGAAATTGGTATCGATCTGTACTGGGATAAAACCTTCAAAGCCGAGCAGGAGATGGCGTTTATTACTCAGCTCAATTGGGCAAAAGAGATGAAACTGCCAGTGGTCATTCACACACGAGACTCTATAGAAGAGACCCTCACACTACTTCGCCAAGAACAAGATGGTTCATTAAGCGGAGTATTCCACTGTTTTGGTGGCAGTGTTGAAGAAGCCCAAGCGATCAATGATCTCGGCTTTCATCTTGGGCTTGGTGGCGTTTCGACGTTTAAAAATGGTGGCATGGATAAAGTAATTCCGCATCTAGATATGGATTACGTTATCTTAGAAACTGACTGCCCTTATCTCGCTCCGGTTCCTCATCGTGGCAAACGCAATGAACCTGCGTATACCTCACTTGTTGCTCAGCGCGTCGCTGACCTAAGAGAAATAAGCATCGAACAAGTGGATGACCTCACCACTGACAATGCCAAAACGCTGTTTAGTCTTTAG
- a CDS encoding c-type cytochrome, protein MKKLALILSLLASCSVWAQGNIEAGKAKSQTCVACHGADGNSQLAMYPKIAGQHAKYIEKQLKEFKLGMTSNGKQGRMDPVMSGMAMPLSEEDMKDLAAYYASLPIAHNTTPENVVDAGKVLYTAGDAERGLTACIACHGPRGNGTELSGFPKISGQHADYIKAQLEKFRDGSRGNDMNEMMRDIAKKLTDEDIDTLSKYVGGLH, encoded by the coding sequence ATGAAGAAATTAGCGCTAATCTTGAGTCTTTTAGCCAGCTGCTCCGTGTGGGCCCAAGGTAACATTGAAGCTGGTAAAGCAAAATCCCAAACCTGTGTTGCCTGCCATGGTGCTGACGGCAACAGTCAACTCGCTATGTACCCGAAAATTGCAGGTCAGCATGCTAAGTATATTGAAAAGCAGCTGAAAGAATTCAAGTTGGGTATGACTAGTAATGGTAAGCAAGGTCGTATGGATCCTGTGATGAGTGGCATGGCTATGCCACTGTCTGAGGAAGATATGAAAGACCTAGCGGCTTACTATGCGTCTCTACCAATTGCTCACAACACAACGCCAGAGAACGTGGTTGATGCAGGTAAAGTTCTTTACACTGCTGGCGATGCAGAGCGTGGCCTAACGGCATGTATCGCTTGTCATGGTCCACGTGGTAACGGTACAGAACTTTCTGGCTTCCCGAAAATTTCTGGCCAGCATGCTGATTACATTAAGGCTCAGCTTGAAAAATTCCGTGATGGTTCTCGTGGTAACGATATGAACGAGATGATGCGCGATATCGCGAAAAAACTAACGGATGAAGATATAGATACACTTTCTAAATATGTTGGTGGCCTACACTAA
- the tatC gene encoding twin-arginine translocase subunit TatC gives MSSVEQTQPLISHLLELRNRLLRAIVAVLVVFIGLIYFANDIYEFVSAPLVERLPEGATMIATDVASPFFTPLKLTLIASIFIAVPFILYQVWAFVAPGLYKHERRLIMPLMFSSSLLFYCGVAFAYFVVFPLVFGFFTAISLGGVEFATDISSYLDFVLALFLAFGIAFEVPVAIILLCWTGATDPKSLSQKRPYIIVGAFVVGMMLTPPDMISQTLLAIPMCLLFEVGLFFARFYVRKGDSEEQVEE, from the coding sequence ATGTCTTCTGTTGAGCAGACACAACCTTTGATCAGCCATTTACTAGAGCTGAGAAATCGCCTGTTACGTGCAATTGTAGCGGTATTGGTGGTTTTCATCGGGCTGATCTATTTTGCCAATGACATCTATGAGTTTGTCTCTGCACCTTTGGTAGAGCGTCTACCTGAAGGGGCAACCATGATTGCTACTGATGTGGCATCACCCTTCTTTACCCCGTTAAAGTTGACCTTGATTGCGTCTATCTTTATCGCCGTTCCGTTTATTCTCTATCAGGTATGGGCATTTGTCGCACCTGGCTTATATAAACATGAACGCCGTTTAATCATGCCACTAATGTTCTCTAGCTCACTGCTGTTCTATTGCGGTGTCGCGTTTGCGTATTTTGTGGTGTTTCCACTGGTGTTTGGCTTCTTTACCGCCATTTCACTGGGTGGAGTAGAGTTCGCCACGGACATATCGAGCTACCTCGATTTTGTTCTCGCGTTGTTCTTAGCCTTTGGTATTGCCTTTGAAGTGCCAGTGGCCATCATCTTGCTATGTTGGACTGGTGCCACTGATCCTAAGAGCTTAAGTCAGAAGCGCCCGTATATTATTGTTGGTGCGTTTGTGGTCGGGATGATGCTGACACCGCCAGATATGATCTCGCAAACGCTATTGGCAATTCCTATGTGCCTACTGTTTGAGGTTGGTTTGTTCTTTGCGCGCTTTTATGTGCGTAAAGGGGATAGTGAGGAACAGGTGGAAGAGTAG
- a CDS encoding DUF2489 domain-containing protein, whose product MNVTLLAIAGGAIILGLASYAGYLLLKLKKQKELQLQHQKLAIEKRNANIFESVHVLCLAGIQEQCDLSEISIRLYNIMDYVQGEERVDFEKEFPATSELFHIVKDMARGEERQALAKKERMKQNLERHKAESRLQDAIVEELKFLQKKVQPLNNQINIQMI is encoded by the coding sequence ATGAATGTAACCTTGTTAGCCATTGCGGGCGGAGCCATCATCCTCGGTCTAGCGTCATATGCAGGTTACCTTCTGCTCAAGCTCAAGAAGCAAAAGGAATTGCAACTGCAGCATCAAAAGTTAGCCATTGAAAAACGCAATGCCAACATATTTGAAAGCGTGCATGTTCTTTGCTTAGCGGGTATTCAAGAGCAGTGTGATCTGTCAGAAATCAGCATTCGTCTTTATAACATCATGGATTATGTTCAAGGTGAAGAGCGCGTTGATTTTGAAAAAGAATTTCCAGCGACGTCAGAGCTTTTCCACATCGTTAAAGATATGGCTCGTGGCGAAGAGCGTCAGGCGTTAGCGAAAAAAGAGCGCATGAAGCAAAACCTTGAGCGCCATAAAGCAGAGTCTCGTCTTCAAGATGCCATCGTTGAAGAGCTGAAGTTTCTGCAGAAAAAGGTTCAAC
- the hemB gene encoding porphobilinogen synthase gives MSVSIQGQFPGRRMRRLRKHDFSRRLMAENQLSVNDLIYPMFILMGKDRRETVESMPGIERLSIDLMLEEAQYLAQLGVPAIALFPVVNQDAKSLCAAEAYNPEGLVQRAVRSLKEHVPEIGVITDVALDPFTTHGQDGIIDEEGYVLNDETTKVLVKQALSHAEAGADVVAPSDMMDGRIGEIRKALEQAGHINTQIMAYSAKYASCYYGPFRDAVGSASNLKGGNKKNYQMDPANSDEAIHEVAMDVNEGADMVMVKPGMPYLDIVRRVKSELEVPTFAYQVSGEYAMHKAAFANGWLKERDTVMESLLCFKRAGADGILTYFAKDVAEWLAEENAQAATFLKED, from the coding sequence GTGTCAGTTTCGATTCAAGGTCAATTCCCTGGCCGTCGTATGCGCCGCCTGCGCAAGCATGACTTTAGCCGCCGCTTGATGGCTGAAAACCAATTGTCTGTTAACGATCTGATTTATCCAATGTTTATTCTTATGGGTAAAGATCGCCGCGAAACCGTGGAGTCAATGCCGGGTATCGAACGTTTGTCGATTGATCTAATGCTAGAAGAGGCGCAGTACTTAGCTCAGCTAGGTGTTCCTGCGATCGCTCTATTCCCTGTGGTCAACCAAGATGCAAAAAGCCTATGTGCTGCTGAAGCCTACAACCCTGAAGGTTTGGTTCAGCGTGCGGTTCGTTCTCTGAAAGAGCATGTGCCAGAAATCGGTGTGATCACTGATGTTGCGCTTGACCCATTCACGACTCATGGCCAAGACGGCATCATTGATGAAGAAGGTTACGTGCTAAACGATGAGACAACCAAAGTCTTGGTTAAACAGGCTCTGTCTCATGCGGAAGCTGGCGCTGATGTTGTTGCCCCTTCAGACATGATGGATGGACGTATTGGTGAGATTCGTAAAGCGCTTGAGCAAGCGGGTCACATCAATACCCAGATCATGGCTTACTCTGCCAAATACGCCTCTTGTTACTATGGGCCTTTCCGTGATGCGGTCGGTAGTGCAAGCAACCTTAAAGGTGGTAATAAGAAAAACTACCAGATGGATCCTGCTAATAGCGATGAAGCGATTCATGAAGTGGCGATGGATGTGAATGAAGGCGCTGACATGGTCATGGTTAAGCCTGGTATGCCTTACCTTGATATTGTTCGCCGCGTTAAGTCGGAACTTGAAGTACCAACCTTTGCTTATCAAGTCTCTGGTGAGTACGCGATGCACAAAGCGGCATTTGCCAATGGTTGGTTAAAAGAGCGTGATACCGTGATGGAATCGCTACTGTGCTTTAAGCGTGCAGGAGCGGACGGTATCCTGACTTATTTTGCTAAAGACGTCGCAGAGTGGTTAGCGGAAGAAAATGCGCAAGCAGCGACGTTCTTAAAAGAAGACTAA
- a CDS encoding class I SAM-dependent methyltransferase, with protein sequence MHSCPLCQSLETQHYYQDKRREYLQCLQCELVFVNPDQRLDAKQEKAHYDLHENDPNDQGYRRFLSRVADPILERIETNSHGLDFGCGPGPTLSLMLEERGHTMSLYDIYYHPNPSVLENSYDFITATEVIEHLYEPNKVWQQWLNLVKPGGWIGLMTKMVIDVEAFASWHYKNDQTHVVFFSRKTFQYLAERDQLKLEFIGNDVILLRKAQ encoded by the coding sequence ATGCATAGTTGCCCCCTTTGTCAAAGCTTGGAGACTCAGCACTACTACCAAGACAAACGTCGAGAGTATTTACAGTGCCTGCAATGTGAGCTTGTGTTTGTTAATCCAGATCAGCGTTTGGATGCAAAACAGGAAAAAGCCCACTACGATTTGCATGAGAATGACCCAAATGATCAAGGGTACCGACGCTTTTTATCTCGGGTTGCAGACCCCATATTAGAGCGTATTGAGACCAATTCTCACGGGTTAGATTTTGGCTGTGGTCCTGGCCCAACATTGTCACTAATGTTGGAAGAACGGGGACACACCATGAGTCTTTACGATATCTACTATCACCCGAATCCTTCGGTGTTAGAAAATTCGTATGACTTTATTACTGCTACAGAGGTTATAGAACACCTCTATGAACCGAATAAGGTGTGGCAGCAATGGTTGAATTTAGTTAAGCCAGGTGGCTGGATTGGTCTTATGACTAAGATGGTCATCGATGTTGAAGCGTTTGCCTCATGGCACTATAAAAACGATCAGACCCATGTGGTGTTCTTTAGTCGTAAAACGTTTCAGTATTTGGCAGAGCGGGATCAGCTCAAGCTTGAATTTATTGGTAATGATGTAATTTTACTGAGGAAAGCCCAGTAA
- the polA gene encoding DNA polymerase I yields MANIPDNPLILIDGSSYLYRAFHAYPETMSNGEIPTNAVYGVVNMLRSMMRQFSSDRIAVVFDAKGKTFRDDMYPEYKANRPPMPDDLRCQIEPLHNVIRAMGLPLICTPGVEADDVIGTLAYQASQAGMPVLISTGDKDMAQLVDDNVTLINTMTNVVMDREGVVEKFGIPPELIIDYLALMGDKVDNIPGVPGVGDKTATALLQGIGGINKLYDNLDDIAPLGFRGSKTMAKKLLDNEENARLSYELATIKLDVELEETPESLLKNEPNKDELIKLYGQLVFKSWLNELLDGGTGVVEADEKSGNQSNASASAAADIDTSAVTIDRSQYETILDESSFNAWLEKLKSAEVFSFDTETDSLDYMVANLVGLSFATEEGIAAYVPVAHDYLDAPAQLERDWVLAQLKPILEDDAQAKVGQNLKYDASVLARYGIEMKGIKHDTMLASYVYNSVGGKHDMDSLALRFLQHSCISFEQIAGKGKNQLTFNQIDLDEASPYAAEDADITLRLHNRLMSNIEQDEKLKGIYQDIEVPLVPVLSRIERTGVLIDDMKLSAQSQEIAQRLDELEQKAFEIAEQEFNMNSPKQLQAILFEKMGLPVIKKTPSGTPSTNEEVLQELALDYPLPKLILEYRGLAKLKSTYTDKLPKMINPETGRVHTSYHQAVTATGRLSSTDPNLQNIPIRNDEGRRIRQAFIAPHGYKIMAVDYSQIELRIMAHLSGDKALLDAFQQGKDIHSATAAEIMGTTIDQVSTEQRRRAKAVNFGLIYGMSAFGLAKQLGIPRGEAQDYMNKYFERYPGVMQYMEDTRSAAAELGYVETIFGRRLHLPEIKSRNGMRRKAAERAAINAPMQGTAADIIKKAMLLVDEWIQTEGDGRVKLLMQVHDELVFEVQESALAEIESKVQQLMESAARLNVPLVAEAGHGDNWDQAH; encoded by the coding sequence ATGGCCAACATTCCTGATAATCCGTTGATTTTGATTGACGGTTCTTCTTATTTATACCGCGCATTCCACGCTTATCCAGAAACGATGAGTAATGGCGAAATCCCAACTAATGCCGTTTATGGTGTGGTCAACATGCTGCGTAGCATGATGCGTCAGTTCTCTTCAGATCGTATCGCGGTTGTCTTTGATGCAAAAGGAAAAACCTTCCGTGATGATATGTACCCAGAGTACAAAGCTAATCGTCCTCCAATGCCCGATGATCTGCGTTGTCAGATCGAGCCTTTGCACAATGTAATTCGCGCTATGGGTTTGCCATTGATCTGTACTCCGGGTGTAGAAGCCGATGATGTGATTGGTACGCTCGCTTACCAAGCATCCCAAGCGGGTATGCCTGTGTTAATCAGTACCGGTGATAAAGATATGGCTCAGCTGGTGGATGACAATGTTACCTTGATCAACACCATGACCAATGTGGTGATGGATCGTGAAGGTGTGGTTGAGAAGTTTGGTATCCCACCAGAGCTGATTATTGATTACCTCGCATTAATGGGCGATAAGGTCGATAACATTCCTGGTGTACCGGGTGTTGGTGATAAAACCGCAACGGCTCTGCTACAAGGTATTGGCGGTATTAACAAACTGTATGACAACCTCGACGACATTGCTCCACTAGGTTTCCGCGGTTCGAAAACCATGGCGAAAAAGCTACTCGACAACGAAGAAAATGCACGTCTGTCGTATGAACTTGCGACGATCAAGCTAGATGTTGAGTTAGAAGAGACGCCTGAATCTCTGCTTAAAAATGAGCCTAACAAAGATGAGCTGATCAAACTGTATGGTCAGTTGGTGTTTAAATCGTGGCTAAACGAACTTCTTGATGGTGGTACTGGTGTGGTTGAGGCTGATGAGAAGTCGGGCAACCAGAGCAATGCATCTGCCAGTGCTGCGGCAGATATCGACACATCGGCAGTGACTATCGACCGTAGTCAGTATGAAACCATCCTAGATGAGTCTTCATTCAATGCTTGGCTAGAGAAGCTAAAATCTGCTGAGGTATTCTCCTTTGATACTGAAACCGATAGCTTGGATTACATGGTTGCAAACCTTGTTGGCCTCTCGTTTGCAACCGAAGAAGGTATTGCAGCCTATGTTCCTGTTGCCCACGATTACCTAGATGCCCCCGCGCAGCTAGAGCGCGATTGGGTGTTGGCGCAACTAAAACCTATTTTAGAAGATGATGCTCAAGCGAAGGTAGGTCAAAACCTTAAGTACGATGCGAGCGTGTTAGCGCGTTACGGCATTGAGATGAAAGGTATTAAGCATGACACCATGTTGGCCTCTTACGTCTATAACAGCGTGGGTGGTAAACATGATATGGACAGCTTGGCGCTGCGTTTCCTTCAGCACAGCTGTATTTCATTCGAACAGATTGCAGGTAAAGGCAAGAACCAGCTAACCTTCAATCAAATTGACCTTGATGAAGCGTCACCTTACGCGGCAGAAGATGCCGATATTACGCTACGTCTTCATAACCGCTTAATGAGCAATATTGAGCAGGATGAAAAGCTGAAAGGTATCTACCAAGATATCGAGGTTCCTTTAGTGCCTGTGCTTTCTCGTATCGAACGTACTGGTGTTCTAATCGATGACATGAAGCTGTCTGCACAGTCTCAAGAGATTGCCCAACGTCTGGATGAGTTAGAGCAGAAAGCGTTTGAAATTGCAGAGCAAGAATTCAACATGAATTCGCCAAAGCAGCTTCAAGCTATTCTGTTTGAAAAGATGGGTCTACCAGTAATCAAGAAGACACCTTCAGGTACGCCTTCGACTAACGAAGAAGTGTTGCAAGAGCTGGCGTTGGATTACCCATTACCTAAGCTGATCCTTGAATACCGTGGTCTAGCTAAACTTAAGTCTACCTACACAGATAAACTACCTAAGATGATTAACCCAGAAACTGGGCGTGTGCATACTTCGTATCATCAAGCGGTAACCGCGACTGGGCGCCTTTCTTCAACCGATCCTAACTTACAGAATATTCCAATTCGCAATGATGAAGGTCGACGTATCCGACAGGCATTCATCGCGCCACATGGCTATAAAATTATGGCTGTCGATTACTCGCAGATTGAACTGCGTATTATGGCGCATTTATCTGGTGATAAAGCCCTGTTGGATGCTTTCCAGCAAGGTAAAGATATCCACTCTGCGACCGCCGCAGAAATTATGGGTACGACCATTGACCAAGTGAGCACAGAGCAGCGCCGCCGTGCGAAGGCAGTTAACTTCGGTCTTATCTATGGTATGAGTGCTTTTGGTTTGGCTAAGCAGCTAGGTATTCCTCGTGGCGAAGCGCAAGACTACATGAACAAGTACTTCGAGCGTTACCCTGGTGTGATGCAGTATATGGAAGATACACGCAGTGCAGCAGCAGAGCTGGGCTATGTTGAAACTATCTTTGGTCGTCGTTTACACCTTCCTGAAATTAAGTCACGTAACGGTATGCGTCGTAAAGCGGCTGAACGAGCAGCGATCAATGCGCCAATGCAAGGTACGGCAGCTGACATTATCAAGAAGGCGATGCTGTTAGTCGACGAGTGGATTCAAACTGAAGGTGACGGGCGAGTGAAACTGCTTATGCAGGTTCACGATGAATTGGTATTTGAAGTTCAAGAGTCAGCTTTAGCCGAAATTGAAAGTAAAGTACAACAATTGATGGAATCCGCAGCACGGCTAAATGTCCCTCTTGTTGCTGAGGCAGGGCATGGAGATAACTGGGATCAGGCGCACTAG